Part of the Pseudarthrobacter sp. NBSH8 genome is shown below.
CAGCAACCACAGGCACAATGAATGCCGTGTGGTAGCCGTGGGCCTGCGCGAGCTGGCCACCAACCGCGGCACCCAACGCGGTGCCGGCCACGATCCCGCTGGCCAGAGCCGTCATCACGGTGCCCAGCCGTTCCACCGGGGCCACCAGGCCTCCGATCGCGAAGACCGTGACCATCACGGGACCCACCGGCAATCCCAGGACCAGCAGCACCACCACCATGCCGCCCAACGATCCTGGCACCAGAAGCAGCAACGCAAGCACCGTCATCAGTGCCGCGCTGACCAGCCACCGGGCCGCCGGGGTGAAGCGCTGGGGCCAGTACGCCACGGACAGGGCTGCGGCGGCAGAGCTCAATCCCATGACCGCATACAGCAGTCCGGCGATTTCAGAGGTGGCGAAACTCGCAGAGAACGAGCTCAAGGACGTCTGGGCGGACCCAAAGAAGGTGCCCATGGCCACCATCGCCAGGACGGGCAGTGCGACGACGGCGGGAATCCTGGCTGCCTTGCGCGAGGCCGCGGAGCCCCGGATCACGGGAACCGCCTTGTGGGTGGAGTGCATGGCAAAGGCGGGCACCATCGTGATGGTCATGGCTGCAGCCAGGGCCAACGGCAGCCAAGGGGCCACCAGGCTGGCCAGGATTCCCACAAGGGCCGGTCCCAGGACAAACGTCAGTTCATCGGCTGTGCCCTCGTAGGACAGGGCCGTGTCAAGGTCCCGGCGGGCCTTCGCTCCCTTGCCCCGCGAGGTGAGCGCCATCCAGCGCACCCTGGCCAACGGCCCTACCTGCGGGCAGCTGGCACCGGCAAGGAACGCGGCGGCGATCACGGCGACGGGAAAGGACCCGGCGTCGGGCGCGGCCCAGGCCGTGCCGATCAGCGCCAGGACGGCCAAGGCATTGAGCACCGCCGCAACCAGGAGGACGGGCCGCTGCCCCCTGCGGTCTGCGAGGGCACCAAAGACGGGGGCGCCGAGGGCCGAGCCGATCCCCACGGCACCGGCGGCAGTGCCGCCAAGCGCGTAGGAGCCGGTCACGGACGTGACGAGGGTCAGGGCACCGACGGTCAGCATGGCCAGGGGCAGCCGGGCGAACAGGCCCAGGGGGATAAAGCTGCGGCCGGCCAGGTGC
Proteins encoded:
- a CDS encoding MFS transporter, whose amino-acid sequence is MSSLPASLEAPLSPGAVHPDTAPASAALAPPTGRFARLPHLAGRSFIPLGLFARLPLAMLTVGALTLVTSVTGSYALGGTAAGAVGIGSALGAPVFGALADRRGQRPVLLVAAVLNALAVLALIGTAWAAPDAGSFPVAVIAAAFLAGASCPQVGPLARVRWMALTSRGKGAKARRDLDTALSYEGTADELTFVLGPALVGILASLVAPWLPLALAAAMTITMVPAFAMHSTHKAVPVIRGSAASRKAARIPAVVALPVLAMVAMGTFFGSAQTSLSSFSASFATSEIAGLLYAVMGLSSAAAALSVAYWPQRFTPAARWLVSAALMTVLALLLLVPGSLGGMVVVLLVLGLPVGPVMVTVFAIGGLVAPVERLGTVMTALASGIVAGTALGAAVGGQLAQAHGYHTAFIVPVVAAGGLLALGAAAAAILRKRH